The window ATGGACCAGATTCCGTCGAAGGACTCCATGCCCGGTTCGCTCTACTCGGACCTGGCGAAGATTTACGAGAAGGCCGTGCAGCTGCCCAACGGCGGTTCGATCACGATCATCGCCGTGACGACCCTTTCGGGCGGCGACATCACGCACGCCATCCCCGACAATACGGGTTACATCACCGAGGGCCAGTTGTTCCTGCGCAACGACTCCGACACGGGCAAGGTCATCGTGGACCCGTTCCGTTCGCTGTCGCGTCTGAAACAGCTCGTCATCGGCAAGAAGACCCGCGAGGACCATCCGCAGGTGATGAACGCCTGCGTGCGTCTGTACGCCGACGCCGCGAATGCCAAGACCAAGCTGGAGAACGGTTTCGACCTCTCGGATTACGACGAACGCACGCTGAAATTCGCCTTCGACTACTCGGAGAAACTGCTTGCGATCGATGTCAACATCGAGATCACCGAGATGCTCGACACGGCGTGGAGCCTCTTTGCGAAGTACTTCTCGAAGGAGGAGGTCGCCATCAAGGAGGAACTCATCAAAAAATACTGGAAGGAGGCGTAACGCGCGATGGCAATCAAATTCCAATATAACAAGACCTCGCTCGGCGACCTCGGCAAACAGCTGAAAATGCGCCAGAAGGCCCTCCCTACGATCAAAAGTAAGGAATCGGCCCTGCGCTCCGAGGTGAAGAAGGCGAAGGACTCCGCAAACGACTGCCGCCGCCGGCTCGATGCCCTGAAGGCCGAGTACGACTACATGGTGTCGCTCTGGGGAGAGTTTGATTGTGACCTCTTGCGCGTCGTCGATATCGACTTGTCGGTACAGAAGATCGCGGGTGTGCGCACTCCGGTCTTGCAGGAAGTGAAATTCGAGGAGAAACCCTACGATCTGTTCTCCTCTCCGGTGTGGTTCGCCGACGGAGTCGATATCCTCAAGCGCATGGCGCAGCTGGGCATCGAGTTCGCGGTCTACGACCGCAAGACGGAGCTGCTGGACCACGCGCGCCGCAAAACCACTCAGAAGGTGAACTTGTACGAAAAGGTGCAGATACCCGGGTACGAGGACGCCATACGCAAGATCAAACGCTTCATGGAGGATGAGGAGAACCTCTCCAAGTCGGCCCAGAAGATCGTGAAAACCAAACAACAGGCCGCCGGGGAGGGCGCGATGTTATGATAGCCAGAATGTCGAAATACAACTTTGTGCTCTACGCGGCGCAGAGCGAGGATTTCATCGAGAAGCTGCGCGGACTCGGCCTGGTGGACATCACCACCACGGGCTGGGAGCCCTCCGAGGAAGACCGCCAACTGCTGCTCGACATCGAGGGCCACGCGAAGGCCGCGGAGTTCCTGAATACCCTTCGGGCCGAAGGCCGTTGCAAGGCGGATGCCGAACCGTTCGCTTCGGGCCGAGAGGCTTATGAGCACTACACCGCTGCGCATCAGCAGGCTGCGGCACTCCATGCCGAGATCGGCCGCTTGGAGAAGGCCGCCGAGGAGCTGCGTCCGTGGGGCGCTTTCGACGTGGAGCGCACGAAGAAGCTCGCCGCACAGGGCATCGTCCTGCGCTATTTCTTCACCCAGCGCAACACCTTCGACAAGATGCTGGGCGAGTGGTCGGAGTGTTATACGATTTCGGAGGTCAGCCGCACCGATGCAGCGGTGTGGTTCGTCGTCGTGGCGAAGCCCGGCGAGGAGGTGACGCTCGATGCGCAGGAAATGAAGACCCCGACGATGGATGTCCGCGAGGCGGAGCGCCGCATCGCCGAGGCCGAAAAGAAACTCCGGGCCCTCGACGCCGAATTTTCGCGCGTGGCCGCTTCGGAGAAGCTGCTCGCGGAGCACGCCTGCTCGCTGAAGGAGCGTTTGCAGGGCGTGCAGGTGACGGCCACGGCACAGGAGGCCGCCGACGGCACATTGGTCGTCATGGAGGGCTGGGCCGAGAAGGAGACTTCCGGCAAGGTCGATGCCCTGCTGGAGGAGTACCCCAACGTGGTCTACCTCAAGAGCGACCCCACGCCCGAGGACGAGACGCCCGTGAAGCTGAAGAACGGCTGGTTCGCACGCAATTTCGAGCTGGTGGGCGACATGTACGCCCGGCCGAAATACGGCACGATGGACCTCACGCCCTTCTTCGCGCCGTTCTACGTGCTGTTCTTCGGCATCTGCCTGAACGACGCCGGCTACGGTGCCATCCTGGCCCTGATGGGGGCTTTCATGCTGTATAAGTTCCGCAAGCCCGGCATGATGCGCCGCGCGGCGTGGTTCGCCACGATGTGCGGACTGGCGACGGTCGCTTTCGGACTCTTCTGCGGATCGTTCTTCGGGATCAACATGCAGGAGTGGTTCCCCTCGGTGAAATTCTTCAATTTCCAGGGGCAGTTCTTCTCCATCGCGCTGGTGATCGGCATCGTGCAGATCCTTTTCGGCATGTCGCTCAATATCTGGATGACCGTCCGCAATTTCGGCCTGAGCCGTGCGCTCGGACAGTTGGGGTGGTTCATCATGCTCGTTTCGTGCTGTCTGGCCGTGGGCCTGCCGATGGCGGGGCTCGCCATCCCGGGATTCACCTCCGGATCGGTGGCCTTCTACGCGGCACTGGGCATCGGGGCCGTGCTGATGTTGTTGCTGAACGATCCGAAACGCAACCCGCTCATCAATCTCGGCGCGGGGCTGTGGGACCTGTATAATAATGTCACGGGACTGCTCAGCGACGTGCTCTCCTACATCCGTCTGTTCGCCATCGGACTTTCGGGCGGCGTGCTGGCGCTGGTGTTCAACACGCTGGCGGCGGGCTTCGTGCCCGAGGGCTCGGGAATCGTGGTGCGGCTGCTGGTGATGATTCCGATCCTGCTGATCGGCCACGGCATCAACCTCTTCATGTCAACCATCTCGTCGTTCGTGCATCCGCTGCGTCTGACGTTCGTCGAGTTCTACAAGAACGCCGGTTTCGAAATGGCTCCGCGCAATTTCGATCCCATCCGTAAAATGAATGATACTAACGAATAAATAACAATTAAAAAACTCAACTCATTATGGAAACAACAGCATTGGTATTGGCTTACGTCGGCGTAGCGCTGATGGTGGGCCTGGCAGGCGTCGCTTCGTCGATCGGTACTGCCATTAC of the Alistipes senegalensis JC50 genome contains:
- a CDS encoding V-type ATP synthase subunit D — its product is MAIKFQYNKTSLGDLGKQLKMRQKALPTIKSKESALRSEVKKAKDSANDCRRRLDALKAEYDYMVSLWGEFDCDLLRVVDIDLSVQKIAGVRTPVLQEVKFEEKPYDLFSSPVWFADGVDILKRMAQLGIEFAVYDRKTELLDHARRKTTQKVNLYEKVQIPGYEDAIRKIKRFMEDEENLSKSAQKIVKTKQQAAGEGAML
- a CDS encoding V-type ATP synthase subunit I codes for the protein MSKYNFVLYAAQSEDFIEKLRGLGLVDITTTGWEPSEEDRQLLLDIEGHAKAAEFLNTLRAEGRCKADAEPFASGREAYEHYTAAHQQAAALHAEIGRLEKAAEELRPWGAFDVERTKKLAAQGIVLRYFFTQRNTFDKMLGEWSECYTISEVSRTDAAVWFVVVAKPGEEVTLDAQEMKTPTMDVREAERRIAEAEKKLRALDAEFSRVAASEKLLAEHACSLKERLQGVQVTATAQEAADGTLVVMEGWAEKETSGKVDALLEEYPNVVYLKSDPTPEDETPVKLKNGWFARNFELVGDMYARPKYGTMDLTPFFAPFYVLFFGICLNDAGYGAILALMGAFMLYKFRKPGMMRRAAWFATMCGLATVAFGLFCGSFFGINMQEWFPSVKFFNFQGQFFSIALVIGIVQILFGMSLNIWMTVRNFGLSRALGQLGWFIMLVSCCLAVGLPMAGLAIPGFTSGSVAFYAALGIGAVLMLLLNDPKRNPLINLGAGLWDLYNNVTGLLSDVLSYIRLFAIGLSGGVLALVFNTLAAGFVPEGSGIVVRLLVMIPILLIGHGINLFMSTISSFVHPLRLTFVEFYKNAGFEMAPRNFDPIRKMNDTNE